One Burkholderia vietnamiensis LMG 10929 genomic window carries:
- a CDS encoding LysR family transcriptional regulator produces MQGRKGANTLARSLDIDLLRSFVVIAEVRSLSRAAARVGRTQSALSQQMRRLEESVDQPLFQRTGRGVVLTHPGERLLLHAQRILRQHDEALADLCGTGLSGTIRFGCPDDYAQVWLPSLLRQFSSHHPHAIVEVVCGPTPRLLEQLDKRAVDLAMISVPDEAATDDFIRREQLVWIGYPGLDTAQFERLPLALSDPDTLDHIAACDALARAGRDYRVAYASSSLAGLIALVRSGQAIAVMTQTAVPADLAILAAERGLPPLPAVGITLRFDRKRPSHLTAVFAEHIRSVLPLL; encoded by the coding sequence ATGCAAGGTAGAAAAGGAGCTAATACCTTGGCACGTTCGCTCGACATCGATCTGCTGCGCTCGTTCGTCGTGATTGCCGAAGTGCGCTCGCTCAGCCGGGCGGCGGCGCGGGTCGGCCGCACGCAGTCCGCGCTCAGCCAGCAGATGCGGCGGCTCGAGGAGAGCGTCGACCAGCCGCTGTTCCAGCGCACCGGGCGCGGCGTGGTGCTCACGCATCCCGGCGAGCGGCTGCTGCTGCATGCGCAGCGCATCCTGCGGCAGCACGACGAGGCGCTGGCCGATCTGTGCGGCACGGGGCTGTCGGGCACGATCCGCTTCGGGTGCCCGGACGATTACGCGCAGGTGTGGCTGCCGTCGCTGCTGCGGCAGTTCTCGAGCCATCATCCGCACGCGATCGTCGAGGTCGTGTGCGGGCCGACGCCGCGGCTGCTCGAACAGCTTGACAAGCGCGCCGTCGATCTCGCGATGATCTCGGTGCCCGACGAGGCGGCAACCGACGATTTCATCCGCCGCGAGCAGCTGGTGTGGATCGGCTATCCGGGGCTCGATACCGCGCAGTTCGAGCGGCTGCCGCTCGCGCTTTCCGATCCCGACACGCTCGATCACATCGCGGCGTGCGATGCGCTGGCGCGCGCCGGGCGCGACTATCGCGTCGCCTATGCGAGCAGCAGCCTCGCGGGGCTGATCGCGCTGGTGCGCTCCGGGCAGGCGATCGCGGTGATGACGCAAACGGCGGTGCCCGCGGACCTCGCGATCCTCGCCGCCGAACGCGGGCTGCCGCCGCTGCCGGCGGTGGGCATCACGCTGCGCTTCGACCGGAAGCGGCCGTCGCATCTGACGGCGGTGTTCGCCGAGCACATACGCTCGGTGTTGCCGCTGTTGTGA
- a CDS encoding right-handed parallel beta-helix repeat-containing protein, translated as MNRSLRIVSAALAALACSAGHAPVPVHAATLTYTAPSHAFHPSRASRVRPAASATLPPVIVKPAVDGSDQADALQTALNALQAGQTLILSPGRYTVSRSLSVAMSGVVVSGYGATLAATNPADQTIVMSGADSTLVGVTLIGAGTTRLATPASTKVEVTGTGVQVLGVTVQGGASAGIFVFGGRNVAIVGNTVRATLADGIHMTDGAANVLVQGNTVTGTGDDLIAVVSYLSDGRVSNNVLIDHNTVSGNYWGRGIAVVGGQAVTISNNTVDGVQKAAGILVAQEDSWRTYGVSNVVVDNNVVSNVQNANVDNGLLPTQQGALELDTWSGTVSYVVVTRNRVTGSGYTGFRALGNVCAFEAANNAFASIAQAPVSLLSRGCPASRIVVAGNTLDGVALVAPVGASPSGTIQATGAATATMPQVRTNLMR; from the coding sequence ATGAACAGGTCACTTCGGATCGTCAGTGCCGCGCTCGCCGCGCTGGCATGCAGCGCCGGCCATGCGCCGGTTCCGGTCCACGCGGCGACGCTCACGTATACCGCGCCGTCGCACGCGTTCCACCCATCCCGCGCATCGCGCGTGCGACCGGCCGCATCGGCTACGCTGCCGCCCGTGATCGTCAAGCCGGCCGTCGACGGCAGCGACCAGGCCGACGCGCTGCAGACGGCGCTCAATGCATTGCAGGCCGGGCAAACGCTGATACTTTCGCCGGGACGCTATACGGTCAGCCGGTCGCTGTCGGTTGCGATGTCGGGTGTCGTCGTGTCGGGCTACGGCGCGACGCTCGCGGCGACGAATCCGGCCGACCAGACGATCGTGATGAGCGGCGCCGATTCGACGCTGGTCGGCGTCACGCTGATCGGCGCCGGCACGACGCGCCTCGCGACACCGGCGTCGACCAAGGTCGAAGTGACCGGCACCGGCGTTCAGGTGCTCGGCGTGACGGTGCAGGGCGGCGCGAGCGCGGGCATCTTCGTGTTCGGCGGCCGCAACGTCGCGATCGTCGGCAATACGGTGCGCGCGACGCTTGCCGACGGCATCCACATGACCGACGGCGCAGCCAACGTGCTGGTGCAGGGCAACACGGTGACGGGCACCGGCGACGACCTGATCGCCGTCGTCAGCTATCTGTCCGACGGCCGCGTGAGCAACAACGTGCTGATCGACCACAACACCGTATCGGGAAACTACTGGGGGCGCGGAATCGCCGTCGTCGGCGGCCAGGCGGTGACGATCTCGAACAATACGGTCGACGGCGTGCAGAAGGCGGCCGGCATTCTGGTCGCGCAGGAGGACAGCTGGCGCACCTACGGCGTCTCGAACGTCGTCGTCGACAACAACGTCGTGTCGAACGTCCAGAACGCGAACGTCGACAACGGACTGTTGCCGACGCAACAGGGCGCACTCGAGCTCGATACGTGGTCGGGCACGGTGTCGTACGTCGTCGTCACGCGCAATCGCGTGACCGGGTCCGGCTATACCGGGTTCCGCGCGCTGGGGAACGTGTGCGCGTTCGAGGCGGCAAACAATGCGTTCGCGTCGATCGCGCAAGCGCCGGTGTCGTTGCTGTCGCGCGGCTGCCCGGCCAGCCGGATCGTCGTGGCCGGCAACACGCTCGACGGCGTTGCGCTGGTCGCGCCGGTCGGCGCATCGCCGTCGGGAACGATTCAGGCGACCGGCGCGGCGACGGCGACGATGCCGCAGGTGCGTACCAATCTGATGCGGTAG
- a CDS encoding response regulator, protein MKILIVDDHPILRDGVAALLRQNGEDVTVAQAGNADDAMRMLDQSADFDAIVLDLKLPGMNGLDAISAFAGKCPQLQIIVLSTSEDAADVRAAFARGALGYVPKSAGPHTVLSAIRMVLDGERYVPPLMLDDSSSAAPGSPRPAPATRSAGPLTKRQIEVLRYVAEGVPNKVIADRLNLSEKTVKAHVTAIFKALNVLNRTQAAAAARKAGLL, encoded by the coding sequence ATGAAGATTCTCATCGTCGACGATCATCCGATTCTGCGCGACGGCGTAGCCGCATTGCTGCGTCAAAACGGCGAAGACGTAACGGTCGCGCAAGCCGGCAACGCCGACGATGCGATGCGGATGCTCGATCAATCCGCCGATTTCGACGCGATCGTGCTCGACCTGAAGCTGCCGGGAATGAACGGCCTCGATGCGATCTCCGCGTTTGCCGGCAAGTGCCCGCAACTGCAGATCATCGTGCTGTCCACGTCCGAGGATGCGGCCGACGTGCGGGCCGCCTTCGCGCGCGGCGCGCTCGGCTACGTGCCGAAATCGGCGGGGCCGCATACGGTGCTGTCGGCGATCAGGATGGTGCTCGACGGCGAGCGCTACGTGCCGCCGCTGATGCTCGACGATTCGTCGTCGGCCGCACCGGGCAGCCCGCGTCCTGCGCCGGCGACGCGCAGCGCCGGGCCGCTCACGAAGCGCCAGATCGAGGTGCTGCGATACGTTGCAGAAGGCGTGCCCAACAAGGTGATCGCGGATCGCCTCAATCTGTCCGAGAAGACGGTCAAGGCGCACGTCACGGCGATCTTCAAGGCGCTCAATGTGCTGAACCGTACCCAGGCGGCAGCGGCCGCGCGCAAGGCCGGGCTGCTGTGA
- a CDS encoding flagellar transcriptional regulator FlhD, with the protein MIVDDENLHENPRCRREEKLPVERGPRLRARPGWLVVVAFRRAILQAIVRVQRACFGDVDRCGDIVFTLPHESPRLTRAGNQSPAIVAAWWRPRAGQIRCADNQTESRQWPDRRMGGPPDRADSNCNLARMPRIRNSGDAVWEANVSYLWLSLQRLRADCATAMFRLGVTGDPADANASLSMTLRIERSELASFDRSACRA; encoded by the coding sequence ATGATCGTCGACGATGAGAATCTTCATGAGAATCCGCGATGCCGAAGGGAGGAAAAGCTGCCGGTTGAACGAGGCCCGAGGTTGCGTGCAAGGCCCGGATGGCTGGTCGTGGTCGCGTTCCGCCGTGCGATCTTACAGGCAATCGTGCGCGTGCAACGCGCCTGTTTCGGCGACGTCGATCGTTGCGGCGACATCGTATTTACATTGCCGCATGAATCGCCGCGACTGACTCGCGCCGGTAACCAATCCCCGGCGATCGTCGCTGCGTGGTGGCGTCCCCGTGCAGGCCAAATTCGATGCGCCGACAACCAAACAGAATCGCGGCAATGGCCGGATCGCCGGATGGGCGGACCGCCGGATCGCGCGGATTCGAACTGCAATTTGGCGCGGATGCCGAGGATTCGTAATTCGGGTGACGCAGTGTGGGAGGCGAACGTGTCGTACTTGTGGTTGTCGCTGCAACGACTGCGGGCGGATTGCGCGACCGCGATGTTCCGGCTCGGCGTGACGGGCGACCCGGCCGATGCGAACGCATCGCTGTCGATGACGCTGAGGATCGAGAGGAGCGAACTCGCGTCGTTCGATCGATCTGCGTGCCGCGCCTGA
- a CDS encoding hybrid sensor histidine kinase/response regulator encodes MTMHPESPIAAEQLKLVYGIVTLSVCGGTLLAATLVVSLERLGRVDPLAGAAWLSYIVACSTAHACLAWRYHRSANRDTRRSRWAAGFVACSTAAGIGWGWSSIELAKGRGFEVESLAVTATLGVVAGAVPVFGTYLPAFLAFLLPATVPYVVAAALSDNRVQQATAPMMFLFVCVIAYLGLLANRSAAQNIRLRFRAEQLARDLRARNRTAKRLADDLLRQKQIAEDANLAKSRFLAAASHDLRQPSHALSLLVGALRGAKTDTERAQILVQIERSTDALDSLFGALLDVSRLDAGVVDVHRRPVHVDAVLEHACTDHLLDAAAKNLTLTRVPCRAIVDTDPVLLERIVRNLVSNAVRYTDAGRIVVGCRRRGARVAIQVWDTGRGIAADQLELVFQEYYQVGNPERDRANGLGLGLAIVRRLADLLECELKVRSAPGRGSCFEVWVSRCDHAAAQADASAEPADDVSHHSGLVVVVDDELAIRDGMARLLELWGYETIVSDSGDAAIERLSACARRPDLLVCDFRLRGAENGLTVIERLRSEYNDDIPALLISGDTAADRLAEAHASHCLLLHKPIPNDKLRAAIGNLIAAGVRARSGEPE; translated from the coding sequence ATGACGATGCATCCGGAAAGCCCGATCGCCGCCGAACAACTGAAGCTCGTCTACGGCATCGTGACCCTGAGCGTGTGCGGCGGAACGCTGCTGGCCGCGACACTCGTCGTTTCGCTGGAGCGCCTCGGGCGCGTCGATCCGCTGGCCGGCGCCGCGTGGCTGTCGTACATCGTCGCGTGCTCGACGGCGCACGCGTGCCTCGCGTGGCGCTACCACCGCTCGGCCAACCGCGACACGCGCAGATCGCGCTGGGCGGCAGGATTCGTCGCCTGCAGCACGGCGGCCGGGATCGGCTGGGGGTGGTCGTCGATCGAACTGGCGAAGGGACGCGGGTTCGAGGTCGAGAGCCTCGCGGTCACCGCCACGCTCGGGGTAGTGGCCGGCGCCGTGCCGGTCTTCGGCACGTATCTTCCGGCGTTCCTCGCGTTCCTGTTGCCGGCCACCGTCCCGTACGTCGTCGCCGCCGCGCTGTCCGACAATCGCGTGCAGCAGGCGACGGCGCCGATGATGTTCCTGTTCGTCTGCGTGATCGCCTATCTCGGCCTGCTCGCCAACCGAAGCGCGGCGCAGAACATTCGCCTGCGCTTTCGCGCGGAACAGCTCGCCCGCGATCTGCGCGCGCGCAACCGGACCGCGAAGCGGCTCGCGGACGACCTGCTGCGCCAGAAGCAGATCGCCGAAGACGCGAATCTGGCCAAATCGCGCTTTCTCGCCGCCGCGAGCCACGATCTTCGTCAGCCGTCCCACGCGCTGAGCCTGCTGGTCGGTGCGTTGCGCGGCGCGAAGACCGACACGGAGCGGGCGCAGATACTCGTGCAGATCGAGCGTTCGACCGATGCGCTCGACTCGCTGTTCGGCGCGCTGCTCGACGTGTCGCGGCTCGATGCCGGCGTGGTGGACGTGCATCGCAGGCCGGTGCACGTCGACGCGGTGCTCGAACACGCATGCACCGATCACTTGCTCGACGCGGCGGCGAAAAACCTGACGCTGACGCGCGTCCCGTGCCGCGCGATCGTCGATACCGATCCGGTGCTGCTCGAGCGCATCGTGCGCAACCTCGTGTCCAACGCGGTGCGCTACACGGATGCCGGCCGGATCGTGGTCGGCTGCCGACGACGCGGCGCACGCGTCGCGATCCAGGTATGGGACACCGGACGCGGGATCGCTGCCGACCAGCTCGAGCTGGTGTTCCAGGAGTATTACCAGGTCGGCAACCCGGAACGCGACCGCGCAAACGGCCTCGGACTAGGGCTCGCGATCGTGCGACGGCTGGCCGACCTGCTCGAATGCGAGCTGAAGGTGCGCTCGGCGCCCGGCCGCGGATCGTGCTTCGAAGTGTGGGTGAGCCGCTGCGATCACGCTGCGGCGCAAGCCGACGCATCGGCCGAACCCGCCGACGACGTGTCGCATCACTCGGGGCTCGTCGTCGTCGTGGACGACGAGCTCGCGATCCGCGACGGCATGGCCAGACTGCTCGAACTGTGGGGCTATGAAACGATCGTCTCGGACAGCGGCGACGCTGCGATCGAACGCTTGTCGGCATGCGCGCGCCGCCCCGACCTGCTCGTCTGCGACTTCCGCCTGCGCGGCGCCGAAAACGGGCTGACGGTGATCGAGCGGCTGCGCAGCGAATACAACGACGACATCCCCGCGCTGCTGATCAGCGGCGACACGGCCGCCGACCGCCTTGCCGAAGCCCATGCGAGCCATTGCCTGCTGCTGCACAAGCCGATCCCGAACGACAAGCTGCGCGCGGCGATCGGCAACCTGATCGCGGCCGGCGTGCGCGCGCGGAGCGGCGAACCGGAGTGA
- a CDS encoding leucine-rich repeat-containing protein kinase family protein, whose amino-acid sequence MTTTLEQLQSGQLSGARELKLACGLTEFPREIFDLADTLEVLDLSGNALSTLPDDLARLHRLRILFASGNRFTEFPAALGACPQLDMIGFKANRIRTVPRGALPRALRWLILTDNEIDALPADIGDCSRLQKLMLAGNRLRALPAELAACRALELVRLSANRLDALPDWLLRLPRLSWLAAAGNPLGAGPEAAASAEPGVAEIDWASLACEHRLGEGASGVIYRAQWRAEGRATRAVAVKLFKGAVTSDGLPDCEMAACLHAGRHPNMIPVIGKLRGHPDGAHGLVMELVDPALTNLAGPPSFASCTRDVYAADARFAPADAARLAHGIASVAAHLHARGIMHGDLYAHNILHDGAGGALLGDFGAASLYDVNDRVRAARFERLEVRAFGYLLRELLERCEPRAWAAAQALDALAAACVNDEVDARPSFEQIVAALAATMD is encoded by the coding sequence GTGACGACCACCCTCGAACAACTTCAATCCGGCCAGTTGTCCGGCGCCCGAGAACTCAAGCTCGCGTGCGGGCTGACCGAATTCCCGCGCGAGATCTTCGACCTCGCGGACACGCTCGAAGTGCTCGATCTGTCCGGCAATGCGTTGTCCACGCTGCCGGATGACCTCGCGCGGCTGCACCGGCTGCGCATCCTGTTCGCGTCCGGCAACCGCTTCACCGAATTTCCCGCAGCGCTCGGCGCGTGCCCGCAGCTCGACATGATCGGCTTCAAGGCGAACCGGATCCGCACGGTGCCGCGCGGCGCGCTGCCGCGTGCGCTGCGCTGGCTGATCCTGACCGACAACGAGATCGACGCGCTGCCGGCCGACATCGGCGACTGTTCACGCCTGCAGAAGCTGATGCTCGCCGGCAACCGGCTGCGCGCGCTGCCGGCCGAATTGGCGGCGTGCCGTGCGCTCGAGCTGGTGCGTCTGTCCGCGAACCGGCTCGACGCGCTGCCGGACTGGCTGTTGCGCCTGCCGCGCCTTTCCTGGCTCGCGGCCGCCGGCAATCCGCTTGGCGCGGGCCCGGAGGCCGCCGCGTCTGCCGAGCCCGGCGTGGCCGAGATCGATTGGGCGTCGCTCGCATGCGAACACCGGCTCGGCGAAGGCGCGTCGGGCGTGATCTACCGCGCGCAGTGGCGTGCGGAGGGCCGCGCGACGCGCGCGGTCGCGGTGAAGCTGTTCAAGGGCGCAGTGACGAGCGACGGGCTGCCCGACTGCGAAATGGCCGCGTGCCTGCACGCGGGCCGCCATCCGAACATGATTCCGGTGATCGGCAAGCTGCGCGGTCATCCGGACGGCGCGCACGGCCTCGTGATGGAGCTGGTCGATCCGGCGCTGACGAATCTCGCCGGGCCGCCGAGCTTCGCATCGTGTACGCGCGACGTCTATGCGGCCGATGCGCGCTTCGCGCCGGCCGACGCAGCGCGGCTCGCACACGGCATCGCGTCGGTCGCCGCGCATCTGCATGCGCGCGGCATCATGCACGGCGACCTGTACGCGCACAACATCCTGCACGACGGGGCAGGCGGCGCGCTGCTCGGCGATTTCGGCGCGGCGTCGCTCTACGACGTGAACGACCGCGTGCGCGCGGCGCGGTTCGAGCGGCTGGAAGTCCGCGCGTTCGGTTACTTGCTGCGCGAGTTGCTGGAGCGATGCGAGCCGCGTGCCTGGGCTGCTGCGCAAGCCCTCGACGCGCTGGCCGCTGCGTGCGTGAACGACGAGGTCGACGCGCGGCCGTCGTTCGAGCAGATCGTCGCCGCGCTGGCTGCAACGATGGACTGA
- a CDS encoding LysE family translocator: protein MSVQTWMLFAAAYLATTLSPGPNVLLVIRNTVRYGSHGTAATIAGNLVAQGAVVVLVALGVGAVLAAMPPLFVAMKVVGAAYLIFIGIRQLRGDRHRRAPDSGAASVEPDRSKLFREALFVSGSNPKTMIFLSAFMPQFISHDQPLAMQFVAMYATIACTVIVVHSLYSFGVRRLHRGFGVSPWLRAAKRASGLLFVGLGIKLLTARQA, encoded by the coding sequence ATGTCCGTTCAGACCTGGATGTTGTTTGCCGCCGCCTATCTCGCGACCACGCTGTCGCCCGGCCCCAACGTGCTGCTGGTGATCCGCAATACGGTGCGCTACGGCTCGCACGGCACGGCAGCCACGATCGCCGGCAACCTCGTCGCGCAGGGCGCGGTGGTCGTGCTGGTCGCGCTCGGCGTCGGCGCGGTGCTGGCCGCGATGCCGCCGCTGTTCGTCGCGATGAAAGTCGTCGGCGCCGCGTACCTGATCTTCATCGGCATCCGGCAACTGCGCGGCGATCGCCACCGGCGCGCGCCGGACAGCGGCGCGGCAAGCGTCGAACCGGATCGCAGCAAGCTGTTCCGTGAAGCGCTGTTCGTGTCGGGCAGCAATCCGAAGACGATGATCTTCCTGTCCGCGTTCATGCCGCAGTTCATCTCGCACGATCAGCCGCTCGCGATGCAGTTCGTCGCGATGTACGCGACGATCGCATGCACCGTCATCGTCGTGCACAGCCTCTATTCGTTCGGCGTGCGCCGGCTTCATCGCGGCTTCGGCGTCAGCCCGTGGCTGCGCGCGGCCAAGCGCGCGAGCGGGCTGCTGTTCGTCGGGCTCGGGATCAAGCTGCTGACGGCGCGGCAAGCTTGA